From Brassica oleracea var. oleracea cultivar TO1000 chromosome C3, BOL, whole genome shotgun sequence, a single genomic window includes:
- the LOC106328308 gene encoding BTB/POZ and MATH domain-containing protein 3-like isoform X1 yields the protein MEFVHPPTNFEIGKTTHNATAIMSTVVAGHPNSDSTSTTVMETVNGSHQFTIKGYSLAKGMGPGRYIQSDVFSIAGYDWAIYFYPDGKNPEDNSAYVSLFIALASDSSDIRALFELTLVDQSGKGRHKVHSHFDRTLEGGPYTLKCKGSMWGYKRFLRRTALEASDYLKDDSLVINCTVGVVRARLEGPKQFGIVLPSSDMGQGLKDLLDSEVGCDIAFQVGDETYKAHKLILAARSPVFRAQFYGPIGNNNVERIVIEDIEPSIFKAMLSFIYTDVLPDVHEITGSASASLITNMIQHLLAAADLYDLGRLKVLCEVFLCEKLNVDNVATTLALAEQHQLSELKAFCLKFVTSPGNLRAVMKSEGFKHLSQSCPSMLSELLSTVAAGDKILTSEQASKKRSLCSSVLAYDTNAARQLRRRT from the exons ATGGAGTTCGTTCACCCACCCACCAATTTCGAAATCGGTAAAACTACTCATAACGCGACGGCGATCATGAGCACTGTGGTTGCAGGTCACCCAAATTCAGATTCCACCTCTACAACGGTTATGGAGACGGTGAACGGTTCGCACCAGTTCACGATCAAGGGCTACTCTCTAGCCAAAGGCATGGGCCCAGGGAGATACATACAGAGCGACGTCTTCTCAATCGCCGGATACGATTGGGCGATCTACTTCTACCCGGACGGGAAGAACCCTGAGGACAACTCGGCGTACGTCTCTCTCTTCATCGCTTTAGCGAGTGATTCTAGCGACATTAGGGCTTTGTTCGAGCTCACGTTGGTGGATCAGAGTGGTAAAGGGAGGCACAAGGTGCATAGTCACTTTGATCGGACGCTTGAAGGTGGTCCTTATACGCTTAAGTGTAAAGGAAGCATGTG GGGTTACAAACGCTTTTTAAGAAGAACAGCTTTAGAAGCCTCTGACTACTTAAAGGATGATTCTCTCGTCATCAATTGTACCGTTGGTGTTGTCAGAGCCAGGCTCGAGGGTCCGAAACAGTTTGGCATTGTGCTGCCCTCGTCTGATATGGGTCAGGGATTGAAAGACTTGCTAGATTCTGAAGTTGGCTGCGACATAGCTTTCCAAGTCGGAGATGAGACTTACAAAGCTCACAAACTCATCCTCGCAGCACGCTCGCCGGTTTTTAGAGCTCAGTTCTATGGACCAATTGGGAATAACAACGTGGAGAGGATAGTGATAGAGGACATCGAGCCATCTATCTTTAAG GCTATGCTTAGCTTCATCTACACCGATGTACTCCCTGATGTGCACGAGATTACGGGGTCAGCTTCTGCGAGTTTAATCACGAACATGATACAGCATCTCTTGGCGGCTGCTGACCTCTATGACCTTGGAAGGTTAAAGGTGTTATGTGAAGTTTTTCTGTGTGAGAAACTAAATGTTGATAATGTGGCAACAACACTTGCACTGGCTGAACAGCACCAACTGTCAGAGCTCAAAGCCTTCTGCTTAAAATTTGTTACATCTCCAGGAAACTTGCGAG CTGTAATGAAGTCTGAAGGGTTCAAGCACTTGAGCCAGAGCTGTCCCTCTATGTTGTCTGAGCTGCTGAGCACGGTTGCAGCAGGGGATAAGATCTTGACGAGTGAACAAGCTAGCAAGAAAAGAAGTCTGTGTAGTAGTGTGTTAGCCTATGATACAAATGCTGCGAGGCAACTGAGGAGGAGGACATAG
- the LOC106328308 gene encoding BTB/POZ and MATH domain-containing protein 3-like isoform X2, giving the protein MEFVHPPTNFEIGKTTHNATAIMSTVVAGHPNSDSTSTTVMETVNGSHQFTIKGYSLAKGMGPGRYIQSDVFSIAGYDWAIYFYPDGKNPEDNSAYVSLFIALASDSSDIRALFELTLVDQSGKGRHKVHSHFDRTLEGGPYTLKCKGSMWGYKRFLRRTALEASDYLKDDSLVINCTVGVVRARLEGPKQFGIVLPSSDMGQGLKDLLDSEVGCDIAFQVGDETYKAHKLILAARSPVFRAQFYGPIGNNNVERIVIEDIEPSIFKAMLSFIYTDVLPDVHEITGSASASLITNMIQHLLAAADLYDLGRLKVLCEVFLCEKLNVDNVATTLALAEQHQLSELKAFCLKFVTSPGNLRGDSMFD; this is encoded by the exons ATGGAGTTCGTTCACCCACCCACCAATTTCGAAATCGGTAAAACTACTCATAACGCGACGGCGATCATGAGCACTGTGGTTGCAGGTCACCCAAATTCAGATTCCACCTCTACAACGGTTATGGAGACGGTGAACGGTTCGCACCAGTTCACGATCAAGGGCTACTCTCTAGCCAAAGGCATGGGCCCAGGGAGATACATACAGAGCGACGTCTTCTCAATCGCCGGATACGATTGGGCGATCTACTTCTACCCGGACGGGAAGAACCCTGAGGACAACTCGGCGTACGTCTCTCTCTTCATCGCTTTAGCGAGTGATTCTAGCGACATTAGGGCTTTGTTCGAGCTCACGTTGGTGGATCAGAGTGGTAAAGGGAGGCACAAGGTGCATAGTCACTTTGATCGGACGCTTGAAGGTGGTCCTTATACGCTTAAGTGTAAAGGAAGCATGTG GGGTTACAAACGCTTTTTAAGAAGAACAGCTTTAGAAGCCTCTGACTACTTAAAGGATGATTCTCTCGTCATCAATTGTACCGTTGGTGTTGTCAGAGCCAGGCTCGAGGGTCCGAAACAGTTTGGCATTGTGCTGCCCTCGTCTGATATGGGTCAGGGATTGAAAGACTTGCTAGATTCTGAAGTTGGCTGCGACATAGCTTTCCAAGTCGGAGATGAGACTTACAAAGCTCACAAACTCATCCTCGCAGCACGCTCGCCGGTTTTTAGAGCTCAGTTCTATGGACCAATTGGGAATAACAACGTGGAGAGGATAGTGATAGAGGACATCGAGCCATCTATCTTTAAG GCTATGCTTAGCTTCATCTACACCGATGTACTCCCTGATGTGCACGAGATTACGGGGTCAGCTTCTGCGAGTTTAATCACGAACATGATACAGCATCTCTTGGCGGCTGCTGACCTCTATGACCTTGGAAGGTTAAAGGTGTTATGTGAAGTTTTTCTGTGTGAGAAACTAAATGTTGATAATGTGGCAACAACACTTGCACTGGCTGAACAGCACCAACTGTCAGAGCTCAAAGCCTTCTGCTTAAAATTTGTTACATCTCCAGGAAACTTGCGAG GAGACTCGATGTTTGATTAG
- the LOC106334124 gene encoding putative B3 domain-containing protein At4g03160 yields MVTAAFALSHFMFLRDRIQDGKKKKIIKDDTEETLDLLLRWTSDPPKNLPEATTAVLGRCSKPIRKQLTKSDVKGDQNRLMLRKVQVDKNFLPLLEESDTLLGKEGTRVSVYGPDGKAHEMMFKMWNEKTPVLMSGWNTFVKVYKLSMYCDFLTVFMFRHKVTREICVAIDSTRHPVARQLSETISKIVFKGEDKD; encoded by the coding sequence ATGGTTACTGCTGCTTTTGCTTTAAGCCACTTCATGTTCTTGCGCGACAGAATCCAAGATGGTAAGAAGAAGAAAATCATCAAGGATGATACGGAAGAAACCCTAGACTTACTCCTCCGATGGACCAGCGATCCACCAAAAAATCTACCGGAAGCGACCACGGCAGTGTTGGGACGATGCAGCAAACCGATAAGGAAGCAGTTAACAAAGAGCGACGTGAAGGGAGATCAAAACAGGCTAATGCTAAGAAAGGTGCAAGTGGACAAGAACTTTTTGCCTCTTCTTGAAGAATCGGATACTCTGCTTGGGAAAGAGGGGACTAGGGTTTCGGTTTACGGACCAGACGGGAAGGCTCATGAGATGATGTTCAAAATGTGGAATGAGAAGACGCCTGTGTTGATGTCAGGATGGAACACGTTTGTGAAAGTGTATAAGCTCAGTATGTATTGCGATTTTCTCACAGTTTTCATGTTTAGGCACAAGGTGACTCGTGAGATTTGTGTCGCTATTGACTCCACTAGGCATCCTGTAGCGAGACAGTTGAGTGAGACGATCTCAAAGATTGTCTTCAAAGGGGAGGATAAGGACTAG